A part of Aegilops tauschii subsp. strangulata cultivar AL8/78 chromosome 2, Aet v6.0, whole genome shotgun sequence genomic DNA contains:
- the LOC109750920 gene encoding LOW QUALITY PROTEIN: putative disease resistance RPP13-like protein 1 (The sequence of the model RefSeq protein was modified relative to this genomic sequence to represent the inferred CDS: inserted 2 bases in 2 codons; deleted 2 bases in 1 codon; substituted 1 base at 1 genomic stop codon), translated as MDVAVSAAWWVVGKALGPVSDGFLEAWAASKDLGPNVDALKMELLYVQGMLNNTRGREIDNPALNELLQKLRQLAYGAEDVLDELDYFRIQDGLYRTSEAADEHAKGCVCNLFLHAHHTAKAVGKLLGCSARSCAAANPRHPGELRSEEDTRQQVQCCTWPCAGRTASGNTPLVPNTDQADGEASGCIRKLASGALNTVRTVGKLFPCSSFPPVHDDVSGKSVLCGACIRKAPQQKHVKEARKLEFDRVDLSTRMKHIVEQLQPLCAKVTVILNLELLGSNHTTTTDIPKSPPTTTSDIIESTLYGRDPAKKRIIDIITDDKYSCDNLTILPIVGPGGIGKTTLIQHIYNSQEVKTHFQIKIWICVSQNFIVNKLIEDIEKAIPSVEGEKKGRAEELIEQRLNSKRFLLILDDIWKCESEDWKRLLVPLTKGQAKGNVILVTTRFPAIAEMVKTTDNSIDLKEHGEFRNFFRACIFGDEQSQKDHDGLLNIGDKIAEKLKGSPLAAKTVGRLLRNHLDVHHWTRVLESREWEVQTGEGDIMPALKLSYDYLPYHLRQCFSSCALFPEDYKFHSEELIHFWIGLDILHPGDQNKTIKDVGLDNLNDLVNSGFFKKDETEGHYVIHDLLHDFALKVASHEYLSLHHSNVRSIEIRPYIRHLSIVIDGPDDSNGITDEKFKSELMKLKAKLKVENLQTLIIFGGGDKSSVNILGDLFMEANALHVLCLPXLSYPLESILHNFSSLLHLRYLKLGTSMSHMNLPTTLSTFYHLKILDLQEWYGSLLLPRDMSNLAKLCHFLAQQDELLLGIYNVGKLKLLQELKAFAVNKEIKGFELNQLEHLTELREVSIYNLEKIHTKEEAVEAKLIQKDYLHKLTLAWDSARPNSEPGAEVVVLESLQPHRNLQELRITGHRGPSCPTWLGDNLVVQALQSLLLFSVSWDIFPSFGKMWNLRELVLSNISTIKEFPLEQSFCKLVNIALIGLENFEKWVPGAGHLFPCLQVLIIKDCPQLSELPCTSHIVYPLKQDCNIDWFPKLEELRIQNCPEVLLLPPIPWTQSLCSVEIRDVGSELPDKLVYSKSSSGLSLEISGKGGLHNLDQLLLFSKLTELQELKIVNCPSLELKYFLMLTSLKKFTAWSSNLGVVPSEVQSGVEWQHPIEYISIGWSGPSGKEXTQFLSHLPKLSTLEVYRCENITQFAVGVDLQQTRAPVSSSTYSDVTIDDTQTKDEQQEIADVEEEANTVDDDGLLLLPAHLSNSLQALDIHNAGLVVHSLEALQALTTLWLEGSSFRHPFPSSLLDLQLTSVKGVLTXSNLTSLTRLNISDCGEDLRCEGLLPLLTRGQLSRLEVSKSPNFFDDIQGFLGTPALCSLLSSSLTDLKFDGDSRMTRFTKEQEEAFHLLTSLQQLEFWNCGKLEHLPAGLNKFTNLKTLQIYDCPALLSLPKEGLPSSLRQLIVIGCRNEEVVVQVSLCLSRKQVEGEEKVPFLHQVDGQSHKVGHEICSLFSVISYEHWICRDFAESSSFRIVQF; from the exons ATGGACGTTGCCGTCAGTGCGGCGTGGTGGGTGGTAGGCAAGGCACTGGGCCCTGTCTCAGATGGCTTCCTGGAGGCTTGGGCTGCTAGCAAGGATCTCGGTCCCAACGTCGACGCGCTCAAGATGGAGCTCCTGTACGTGCAGGGGATGCTGAACAACACCCGTGGCAGGGAGATCGACAACCCGGCCCTGAACGAGCTGCTGCAAAAGCTGCGGCAGCTAGCGTACGGGGCCGAGGACGTGCTGGATGAGCTGGATTACTTCCGCATCCAGGACGGTCTCTACCGCACCTCGGAGGCTGCTGATGAACATGCCAAGGGTTGTGTATGCAACCTCTTCCTCCACGCTCACCACACCGCCAAAGCTGTTGGCAAACTGCTTGGGTGCTCTGCACGCTCGTGTGCTGCTGCTAACCCTCGTCATCCCGGGGAGCTGAGATCGGAAGAAGATACAAGGCAGCAAGTTCAGTGCTGCACTTGGCCATGTGCCGGGAGAACTGCAAGTGGCAATACCCCATTGGTCCCAAACACAGACCAAGCTGATGGGGAGGCCAGCGGATGCATTCGCAAGCTTGCTTCTGGTGCTCTCAACACCGTGCGTACTGTCGGTAAACTCTTCCCTTGCTCATCCTTCCCACCCGTTCATGATGATGTTTCTGGCAAGTCAGTCCTTTGTGGTGCCTGCATACGCAAGGCACCACAGCAAAAGCATGTGAAGGAAGCACGAAAATTAGAGTTTGATAGGGTGGATTTATCTACAAGAATGAAGCATATTGTAGAGCAACTGCAGCCCTTATGTGCAAAGGTAACAGTTATTCTTAATCTTGAGTTGTTGGGTTCTAATCATACTACCACCACAGACATTCCCAAGAGTCCTCCCACCACCACCTCTGACATTATAGAATCAACATTGTACGGGAGGGACCCTGCGAAGAAGAGAATCATAGATATTATCACTGATGATAAATATAGTTGCGATAACCTAACTATCTTGCCAATTGTTGGTCCGGGTGGCATAGGGAAGACAACTCTTATACAACACATATATAACAGCCAAGAAGTGAAAACACATTTTCAGATCAAGATCTGGATATGTGTGTCCCAAAACTTCATTGTTAATAAGCTTATTGAAGATATTGAAAAAGCTATACCTAGTGTGGAAGGTGAAAAAAAGGGTAGAGCGGAAGAGTTGATTGAACAAAGATTAAATTCTAAAAGGTTTTTGCTTATATTAGATGATATATGGAAGTGTGAATCTGAGGATTGGAAGAGGCTTTTAGTACCACTCACAAAAGGACAAGCAAAGGGTAACGTAATTCTAGTTACAACTCGGTTTCCAGCTATAGCAGAAATGGTTAAAACAACTGATAATTCAATAGATCTGAAGGAACACGGTGAGTTTAGAAATTTTTTCCGAGCATGCATATTTGGCGATGAGCAATCACAAAAAGATCATGACGGCTTGCTTAATATTGGAGATAAAATAGCAGAAAAGCTAAAGGGGTCCCCTCTTGCAGCAAAAACTGTTGGTAGATTATTGAGGAACCACCTTGATGTGCATCATTGGACAAGAGTCCTAGAAAGTAGAGAATGGGAAGTTCAGACCGGTGAGGGTGACATTATGCCTGCACTGAAACTTAGCTATGATTATCTACCTTATCATCTGCGACAATGTTTTTCTAGTTGTGCTTTGTTTCCTGAAGATTACAAGTTTCACAGTGAAGAACTCATTCATTTCTGGATAGGACTAGATATTTTACATCCCGGTGATCAAAATAAAACAATTAAAGATGTAGGTCTGGACAATCTAAATGATTTGGTGAACAgtggatttttcaaaaaagatGAAACCGAGGGGCATTATGTCATCCATGATCTATTGCATGATTTCGCTTTAAAGGTTGCATCTCATGAATATCTTAGTTTGCATCACTCTAATGTGAGATCAATAGAAATTCGGCCATATATCCGTCACTTGTCGATCGTAATAGATGGTCCAGATGATAGTAATGGGATAACTGATGAAAAATTTAAGAGTGAGTTAATGAAACTTAAGGCAAAATTGAAGGTTGAAAACTTGCAAACATTAATTATATTTGGAGGAGGAGACAAAAGTTCTGTCAACATTTTGGGTGATTTGTTCATGGAAGCAAATGCTCTCCATGTTCTTTGTTTGC CATTATCATACCCCTTGGAATCCATTTTGCATAACTTTTCATCACTTCTGCACCTACGATACCTAAAGCTAGGTACTTCTATGAGCCATATGAATTTACCAACGACTTTATCTACATTTTATCATTTGAAGATTTTGGATCTACAAGAATGGTATGGTTCTCTTCTGTTACCTAGAGACATGAGTAACCTTGCAAAATTATGCCATTTTCTCGCCCAACAGGATGAGCTTCTTTTGGGTATTTATAATGTGGGGAAACTAAAACTCTTACAGGAGTTAAAGGCTTTTGCAGTCAATAAGGAAATCAAAGGGTTTGAACTCAATCAACTAGAGCATCTTACCGAGCTAAGGGAAGTTAGCATTTATAACCTTGAGAAGATACACACGAAAGAAGAAGCGGTTGAAGCAAAACTAATACAGAAAGACTACTTGCACAAATTAACACTAGCTTGGGATAGTGCGCGCCCTAATAGTGAGCCTGGCGCGGAAGTAGTGGTTCTTGAGAGCCTTCAACCACATAGAAATCTTCAGGAGCTGAGAATTACAGGACACCGTGGCCCTTCTTGTCCAACATGGCTGGGTGATAACCTGGTTGTTCAGGCTCTACAATCTCTCCTTCTCTTCTCTGTTTCTTGGGATATTTTTCCTTCATTTGGGAAGATGTGGAATCTTCGTGAACTAGTATTGTCGAATATTTCCACAATAAAGGAATTTCCTCTAGAGCAAAGCTTCTGCAAGCTAGTAAACATAGCACTCATTGGCTTAGAGAATTTTGAAAAATGGGTACCAGGGGCTGGTCATTTGTTCCCTTGTTTGCAAGTACTGATTATTAAAGATTGCCCTCAACTCTCAGAGTTGCCATGTACAAGCCACATTGTTTACCCACTGAAACAAGATTGTAACATAGATTGGTTTCCCAAATTAGAAGAGCTTAGGATTCAAAACTGCCCTGAAGTCTTGCTACTACCTCCTATCCCATGGACTCAATCTCTATGCTCTGTCGAGATACGTGATGTGGGATCAGAATTACCGGACAAGTTGGTCTACTCAAAATCATCTTCTGGACTATCATTGGAAATTAGTGGAAAGGGTGGTCTGCATAACTTAGATCAGTTGTTGCTATTCAGTAAATTAACAGAGCTTCAGGAATTGAAAATTGTTAATTGCCCATCTCTAGAGTTGAAGTATTTTCTAATGCTGACCTCATTGAAGAAATTTACGGCATGGTCTTCAAATCTTGGGGTGGTGCCATCAGAAGTTCAGAGTGGAGTCGAATGGCAGCATCCTATTGAGTACATTAGTATTGGATGGTCTGGTCCTAGTGGAAAGGAATAGACACAGTTCCTGTCTCACCTCCCAAAGCTGTCCACACTGGAAGTATATCGTTGTGAAAACATAACACAGTTTGCTGTGGGGGTGGATTTGCAGCAAACAAGAGCACCAGTGTCATCGTCAACATATTCAGATGTTACAATTGATGATACACAAACAAAAGATGAGCAGCAAGAAATAGCAGAtgtggaggaggaggcgaacaCGGTGGATGATGATGGGCTGTTGCTCCTCCCTGCACATCTCTCCAACTCTCTGCAGGCGTTGGACATCCACAATGCTGGTCTGGTAGTTCATTCCCTCGAAGCCCTCCAAGCCCTAACTACCCTTTGGTTAGAAGGTTCCTCTTTTCGCCACCCTTTCCCCTCCTCCCTGCTGGACCTGCAACTTACGTCCGTGAAGGGCGTGCTGA CTTCAAACCTCACCTCTCTCACCCGATTAAACATATCTGACTGCGGAGAGGATTTAAGATGCGAGGGCCTATTGCCTCTCCTTACTCGGGGCCAGCTCAGCAGATTAGAAGTCTCTAAAAGCCCCAATTTCTTTG ATGACATCCAAGGTTTCCTCGGTACGCCCGCTCTCTGTAGCCTCCTCTCTTCCTCCCTCACCGACTTGAAGTTTGATGGGGACTCGAGGATGACACGCTTCACAAAGGAGCAGGAGGAGGCCTTTCACCTCCTCACCTCGCTCCAGCAACTTGAGTTTTGGAATTGCGGCAAGCTGGAACACCTCCCTGCAGGGCTAAACAAGTTCACCAACCTCAAGACATTACAGATCTACGATTGTCCAGCCCTCCTCTCGCTGCCTAAGGAAGGCCTCCCAAGTTCACTTCGACAATTAATTGTCATTGGGTGCCGCAACGAGGAGGT TGTTGTGCAGGTTTCCTTGTGTTTGTCAAGGAAACAAGTGGAGGGAGAAGAGAAAGTCCCATTTCTTCATCAAGTCGACGGACAAAGTCAT AAGGTTGGACATGAAATTTGTAGTCTCTTCAGTGTTATTTCATATGAGCACTGGATCTGCAGGGATTTCGCAGAGAGCAGCAGTTTCAGAATAGTGCAATTTTGA